The Fimbriimonas ginsengisoli Gsoil 348 genome window below encodes:
- a CDS encoding photosynthetic reaction center cytochrome c subunit family protein — protein sequence MRRTYVFLGLSCLVFGTAIGAPRQEPLAEQQFKNIVSFKGEKAADVMPAMEFMSGSLKVECDYCHTDDRASDAKEEKKTAREMIAMQRDINAKHFGGRNVITCATCHGGKTHPTPVPPIEGLEVRARRSDSVAPAQVLQAYGKAVGGDAAKVRAGVRLEGTTTLKGEKTRVEAIYAGDKYRFVNHEKKGDKPEGFNGSMAWFSMPYGIQPVPLQYAVQFVNQRQVFTGPDSLPKLQNLTGGTAKLDGRDNLVVTGFQPDKTRISLYFDKQTGLLGRAAFYYPTILGTIVRINDYSDYRKVEGVPFPMTVKIHSPEGEIVQQFRSARLDPKVSATTFDPPKK from the coding sequence ATGCGCCGTACGTACGTGTTTCTCGGGCTCTCATGTCTCGTCTTCGGCACCGCAATCGGTGCTCCGCGCCAGGAACCGTTGGCGGAACAGCAGTTCAAGAACATCGTTTCCTTCAAGGGTGAAAAGGCGGCCGACGTCATGCCCGCGATGGAGTTCATGTCGGGATCGCTGAAGGTCGAGTGCGACTACTGCCATACCGACGACCGAGCCAGCGATGCTAAGGAAGAGAAAAAGACGGCGCGCGAGATGATCGCGATGCAGCGTGACATTAACGCGAAGCACTTCGGCGGACGAAACGTGATCACCTGCGCCACATGCCACGGCGGCAAAACCCACCCGACCCCAGTACCGCCCATCGAGGGGCTGGAAGTTCGGGCTCGCCGCAGCGATTCCGTCGCCCCCGCCCAGGTGTTGCAGGCGTACGGCAAAGCGGTAGGAGGCGATGCCGCCAAGGTTCGCGCGGGCGTTCGATTGGAAGGAACCACCACGCTGAAGGGTGAAAAGACCCGCGTCGAGGCGATCTACGCCGGTGACAAGTATCGGTTCGTGAACCACGAGAAGAAGGGCGACAAGCCCGAAGGATTCAACGGCTCCATGGCCTGGTTCAGCATGCCCTACGGCATCCAGCCGGTGCCCTTGCAGTACGCCGTCCAGTTCGTAAACCAGCGCCAGGTTTTCACCGGCCCGGATTCGCTGCCGAAGCTGCAGAACCTTACCGGCGGAACCGCGAAGCTCGATGGCCGCGATAACCTGGTCGTGACCGGCTTCCAGCCGGATAAAACGAGGATTTCCCTTTACTTCGACAAGCAGACCGGTCTCCTGGGCCGAGCCGCCTTCTACTATCCGACCATTCTCGGAACCATCGTCCGGATCAACGACTACTCCGACTACCGAAAGGTTGAGGGCGTGCCGTTCCCGATGACCGTCAAGATCCATTCCCCCGAAGGCGAGATCGTTCAGCAATTCCGCTCCGCCCGTCTCGATCCGAAGGTCTCCGCAACCACCTTCGACCCGCCGAAGAAGTAA
- a CDS encoding efflux RND transporter periplasmic adaptor subunit — translation MFIAITAGGLMAGCGSAGSSGISDKPEGRPQAVVPPGPAKAARRDIVAYETFDGKLYVPPASEAVVHPPYNAPLEQVYVTVGKKVGKGEVIMKLSIPEADASLSDATATEQQAESAYSNARNTLNDSLRAAQRQLDVARKAERDARANTAPGGDATALQQAEENRRAAEAAVQQAQAEYQQNIQTYKDQLGNARSGRRSAKASARQTEITSPIRGTVVALHAASGQVVGNDKNEVLAEIVNLKDLKVLADLKPEQFGRLKENSPVVIRFADFPDKPFDGWVVSLRTLPQTAGGGVKHQALVGFRNDDGLVKPGAVVQSLGIETGRATNVVAVPVGAVDKDSQDRPVVMVLEGKDWTPHVVEVGASDGTYVEIKSGVKEGDTVRVTAGTKS, via the coding sequence GTGTTTATCGCGATCACGGCGGGCGGATTGATGGCGGGATGTGGATCGGCAGGGTCTAGCGGGATATCGGATAAGCCCGAAGGCCGGCCTCAAGCCGTCGTTCCACCCGGTCCAGCGAAAGCCGCCCGCCGGGATATCGTCGCTTACGAAACGTTCGACGGGAAGCTTTACGTTCCGCCGGCATCCGAAGCGGTCGTTCACCCACCGTATAACGCGCCTCTCGAGCAGGTGTATGTCACGGTTGGGAAAAAGGTCGGCAAGGGCGAAGTGATTATGAAGCTGTCGATCCCGGAGGCGGACGCGAGCCTCTCGGATGCCACCGCAACGGAGCAGCAGGCCGAATCCGCCTACTCGAATGCGCGAAATACGCTCAACGACTCGCTTCGTGCGGCGCAGAGGCAACTCGACGTGGCGAGAAAGGCGGAGCGCGACGCCCGCGCGAATACGGCGCCGGGCGGAGATGCGACCGCATTGCAGCAAGCGGAAGAGAATCGGCGCGCGGCGGAAGCCGCGGTCCAGCAAGCCCAGGCCGAATACCAACAGAACATCCAGACCTACAAGGACCAGCTTGGCAACGCTCGTTCGGGCCGACGGTCGGCTAAGGCGAGTGCTCGGCAGACGGAGATCACTTCGCCGATACGCGGAACCGTCGTCGCTTTGCACGCCGCCTCCGGGCAAGTGGTCGGAAACGATAAAAACGAAGTCTTGGCCGAGATCGTCAACCTGAAAGATTTGAAAGTGCTCGCCGATCTTAAACCGGAGCAGTTTGGCCGCTTGAAAGAGAACAGCCCGGTGGTGATCCGCTTCGCGGACTTTCCGGACAAGCCGTTCGACGGCTGGGTGGTGAGCCTTCGAACGCTGCCCCAAACGGCAGGGGGCGGAGTCAAGCACCAAGCGCTCGTCGGCTTCCGAAACGACGACGGCCTCGTGAAGCCGGGCGCGGTCGTCCAATCGCTCGGTATCGAAACCGGCCGCGCCACCAACGTGGTGGCGGTGCCGGTCGGAGCCGTCGACAAAGACAGTCAGGATCGACCGGTGGTGATGGTGCTCGAAGGAAAGGACTGGACGCCCCACGTGGTGGAGGTCGGCGCCAGCGATGGAACCTACGTCGAGATCAAGTCCGGCGTGAAGGAAGGGGACACGGTTCGGGTTACGGCCGGAACGAAGAGCTAA
- a CDS encoding FAD-binding protein, producing the protein MKNWAANFEYSAARIHRPTSVEQIQEIVRGSRKVRALGSRHSFNDIADTPEDLVSMEHLHQVLAIDREKQTVTVQGGTAYGQLCGELHREGFSLPNLASLPHISVAGACATATHGSGVDNGCLSTAVVSMDVVVADGSLVNFTGRQLDGAAVGLGGLGVVTSLTLKLAPTFELAQDVYEELPFEQATANFEEIVSSAYSVSFFTSWSGQKIDQVWVKRRTPSEPRSEFYGAAAATSARNPLPGFSPANCTDQMGIAGPWHERLPHFRMEFTPGSGEELQAEYLIPFPNAVPALRAIAELADQIAPLLHISEVRTIAADELWMSPFYRQRCIAIHFTWKKNWAAVQRLLPIIEARLAPFQARPHWGKLFMMPPAQFQPLFERLPDFRALLTTHDPEGKFRNPFLDRVLS; encoded by the coding sequence ATGAAAAACTGGGCGGCAAATTTCGAATATAGTGCGGCGCGTATCCACCGTCCGACTTCCGTCGAACAGATCCAGGAGATCGTCCGCGGAAGCCGGAAGGTACGGGCGCTCGGCAGCCGCCACTCGTTCAACGACATCGCGGACACGCCCGAGGACCTCGTGTCGATGGAGCACCTGCACCAAGTGCTCGCCATCGACCGCGAAAAGCAAACCGTCACCGTGCAAGGCGGCACCGCTTACGGCCAGCTCTGCGGTGAGCTGCACCGGGAAGGGTTTTCCCTTCCCAACCTCGCCTCTCTCCCACACATCTCCGTCGCGGGCGCCTGCGCCACCGCCACCCACGGCTCCGGTGTAGACAACGGCTGCCTTTCGACCGCCGTGGTCAGCATGGATGTCGTCGTCGCCGATGGCTCGCTGGTTAACTTTACGGGGCGCCAGCTCGATGGAGCAGCCGTGGGTCTCGGCGGCCTGGGCGTGGTCACGTCGCTTACTTTGAAGCTCGCCCCGACGTTCGAGCTCGCCCAAGACGTTTACGAAGAGCTGCCGTTTGAGCAGGCGACGGCAAATTTCGAAGAGATCGTTTCCAGCGCGTACAGCGTCAGCTTCTTCACAAGCTGGAGCGGCCAGAAGATCGACCAAGTTTGGGTCAAGCGCCGCACCCCTTCCGAACCACGGTCTGAATTCTACGGAGCTGCTGCCGCGACGAGCGCTCGCAATCCGCTTCCCGGCTTTTCCCCCGCGAACTGCACCGACCAGATGGGGATCGCCGGACCTTGGCATGAGCGGCTTCCTCACTTCCGAATGGAGTTCACCCCCGGCAGCGGGGAAGAGCTTCAGGCCGAATACCTAATCCCGTTTCCCAACGCGGTCCCGGCTCTCCGGGCGATCGCCGAGTTGGCCGACCAGATCGCCCCCCTCCTCCACATTTCCGAGGTCCGAACGATCGCCGCCGACGAGCTTTGGATGAGCCCGTTCTATCGGCAACGCTGCATCGCTATCCACTTCACGTGGAAGAAAAACTGGGCGGCCGTCCAGCGCCTGTTGCCGATTATCGAAGCCAGGTTGGCCCCCTTCCAAGCTCGCCCGCACTGGGGCAAGCTCTTCATGATGCCCCCGGCGCAGTTCCAACCTCTCTTCGAACGCCTGCCGGATTTTCGAGCCCTGCTCACCACCCACGACCCCGAAGGAAAGTTCCGAAACCCGTTCCTAGACCGCGTTCTGAGCTAG
- a CDS encoding GNAT family N-acetyltransferase: MVEYRAIRHGEWDQAMALWTGVFGVGGWLFQTLSDSTAGRSLEHTRVAVEDGRIVSAVDVFIRDLRDASGQPVRVGGIGSVATYDDARRHGHSGRLLEQAIELMEREGCAWSFLFTGTHHHYERYGWARTPLTMRQGKVRTEFPVRDEEYRVALLTSDTWPLEAMAQIYEVFNATRPLSHVRNKTCWDIATRTRLEQSERKTLGAWSGGELVAYLSATLGQNEGSVDEACALPGHSGALTNLFVAAAEHAKSRGYSTMSFLLPSEPGIDGAMSQVCEGFEEHQRGHTMSRPIRGGFTMEQVKELFAAPGRQHYELDNF, encoded by the coding sequence GTGGTTGAGTACCGGGCGATACGGCATGGGGAATGGGACCAGGCGATGGCGCTTTGGACGGGCGTCTTCGGGGTAGGTGGCTGGTTGTTTCAAACCCTTAGCGACAGCACGGCCGGGCGATCACTGGAACACACTCGGGTGGCGGTGGAGGACGGCCGAATCGTCTCCGCCGTCGACGTCTTTATTCGAGACTTACGGGATGCCTCGGGCCAGCCGGTGCGAGTCGGCGGGATCGGGAGCGTGGCGACTTACGACGATGCGCGTCGTCACGGCCATAGCGGGCGATTACTCGAGCAGGCGATCGAATTGATGGAGCGGGAGGGATGCGCCTGGTCGTTCTTGTTCACCGGAACCCACCATCACTATGAGCGTTACGGGTGGGCGCGAACGCCGCTTACCATGCGCCAGGGGAAGGTCCGGACCGAGTTCCCCGTTCGAGACGAGGAGTACCGTGTTGCCCTACTCACCAGCGATACCTGGCCTCTCGAGGCGATGGCTCAGATTTACGAGGTCTTCAACGCAACCCGCCCACTGAGCCACGTCAGGAATAAGACTTGCTGGGATATCGCAACCCGAACCCGCTTAGAGCAGTCGGAGCGGAAGACGCTGGGGGCTTGGTCGGGTGGCGAGCTCGTCGCCTATCTCTCGGCGACGCTCGGCCAAAACGAGGGTTCGGTCGACGAAGCGTGCGCGCTACCTGGACATTCCGGGGCGTTGACGAACCTATTTGTGGCAGCGGCGGAGCATGCCAAGAGCCGCGGATATTCTACGATGAGCTTCCTTCTTCCGAGTGAGCCAGGGATCGACGGTGCGATGAGCCAGGTCTGCGAGGGGTTCGAAGAACACCAACGAGGGCATACGATGTCCCGTCCGATTCGAGGCGGCTTCACGATGGAGCAAGTCAAGGAGCTCTTCGCCGCTCCCGGTCGGCAGCATTACGAGCTGGATAACTTTTAG
- a CDS encoding SPFH domain-containing protein, producing the protein MLLAQTNISPEFLRFWWVLIPLFFIVLFKPILRLLLGMVIVPEDRIGIVVKKFVLLGANKSLPDGRILATRGEAGIQARSLAPGIYWMMWPWQFTVTMQPFTVIPEGKVGLVLANDGHELPTGNILARKVDCDNFQDTISFLDRGGQKGRQTHILTSGTYRINTLAFTVTQAPITVIKENMLGIVTALDGQPIRRGQIAGEHVEAHNNFQDFDGFLNFGGCRGLQPQVILAGSYFINTWAIQIEEVPMTEVPIGHVGVVISYVGDDGKDVTGETFKHGNIVEKGYRGVWMEPLGPGKYPINKYTMKVELVPTTNLVLNWANARTESHNLDRNLCTITVRSKDGFPFNLDVSQIIHVPATEAPKVIARFGSMNNLVSQVLEPTIGNYFRNSAQDSDVISFLSTRKERQASAKDHIREVLEEYNVNAVDTLIGDIVPPDALMKTLTDRKIAQEEEKTYENQRMAQEKRQTLEKETAIADMQREIVKAQQNVEIAQRTADSAVKKAEGDAASLRLQVSAESEATKIRANAEAEATKARGAAEAEFTKMKAGADSERISKTGIAEAEKIMAIGKSTAEAYELQVRAMGGDNFTRFKITEEIGRGKIKIIPDLIVNGGGDGSEGTMNGLMGLQLLQMLQSRTDKEAAVDLVTPVAPAV; encoded by the coding sequence ATGTTATTAGCACAAACAAATATTTCGCCGGAGTTCCTTCGCTTTTGGTGGGTTCTCATCCCCCTCTTCTTTATCGTTCTTTTCAAGCCGATCCTCCGATTGCTGCTGGGAATGGTCATTGTTCCCGAGGACCGAATCGGTATCGTGGTGAAGAAGTTCGTACTTCTCGGCGCGAACAAATCACTTCCCGACGGCCGCATACTCGCCACTCGAGGCGAAGCGGGTATCCAAGCCCGTTCGCTGGCGCCTGGAATCTACTGGATGATGTGGCCGTGGCAGTTCACGGTAACCATGCAGCCGTTCACCGTCATTCCGGAAGGAAAGGTCGGACTCGTCCTCGCCAACGATGGCCACGAGCTCCCCACCGGAAACATCCTCGCCCGTAAGGTCGACTGCGACAACTTCCAGGACACCATCTCGTTCCTCGATCGAGGCGGGCAAAAGGGAAGGCAGACCCATATCCTTACCTCCGGCACCTACCGGATCAACACCCTCGCCTTCACGGTAACACAGGCGCCGATTACGGTGATCAAGGAGAACATGCTCGGCATCGTCACCGCGCTGGACGGCCAGCCGATTCGACGCGGCCAGATCGCCGGCGAACACGTGGAAGCGCACAATAACTTTCAGGACTTCGACGGCTTTCTCAACTTCGGCGGATGCCGGGGCCTGCAGCCGCAGGTAATTCTCGCTGGAAGCTACTTCATCAACACCTGGGCAATTCAAATCGAAGAGGTCCCAATGACTGAGGTGCCGATCGGGCATGTGGGGGTCGTGATCTCTTATGTGGGAGACGACGGCAAAGACGTCACCGGCGAAACCTTCAAGCACGGAAACATCGTGGAGAAGGGATACCGAGGTGTTTGGATGGAGCCGCTCGGTCCTGGTAAGTATCCAATCAACAAGTACACCATGAAGGTCGAGCTCGTCCCAACGACGAACCTCGTCTTGAACTGGGCGAATGCGCGGACCGAGTCGCACAATCTGGACCGCAATCTCTGCACCATCACCGTGCGAAGCAAGGACGGCTTCCCGTTCAACCTCGACGTGTCGCAGATCATCCACGTCCCCGCCACCGAGGCTCCCAAGGTAATCGCGCGCTTCGGCAGCATGAACAACCTCGTTTCACAAGTGTTGGAGCCGACGATCGGCAACTACTTCCGAAACAGCGCGCAGGATAGCGACGTCATCAGCTTCCTCAGCACCCGTAAGGAGCGCCAAGCCTCCGCTAAGGATCATATCCGCGAGGTACTGGAGGAGTACAACGTCAACGCCGTCGACACCCTGATCGGCGACATCGTCCCGCCCGACGCGCTAATGAAGACCCTGACCGATCGAAAGATCGCTCAGGAAGAGGAGAAGACCTACGAGAACCAACGCATGGCACAGGAGAAGCGGCAGACGTTGGAGAAGGAAACCGCCATCGCCGACATGCAGCGGGAGATCGTAAAGGCGCAGCAAAACGTCGAAATCGCCCAGCGCACCGCCGACTCGGCGGTGAAGAAAGCGGAAGGCGATGCCGCTAGCCTGCGGCTGCAGGTCAGTGCCGAGTCGGAAGCGACCAAGATCCGGGCGAACGCCGAAGCCGAAGCGACGAAAGCGCGCGGCGCCGCGGAAGCGGAGTTCACCAAGATGAAGGCGGGCGCCGACTCCGAGCGGATCTCCAAGACTGGTATCGCGGAAGCCGAGAAGATCATGGCGATCGGTAAATCGACCGCCGAAGCGTACGAGCTTCAGGTGCGGGCGATGGGTGGCGATAACTTCACCCGCTTCAAGATCACCGAAGAGATCGGCCGCGGCAAGATCAAGATCATCCCCGACCTGATTGTCAACGGCGGCGGAGACGGTTCCGAAGGGACGATGAACGGCCTCATGGGGCTGCAGCTACTTCAGATGCTGCAATCTCGGACGGATAAGGAAGCCGCCGTCGATCTGGTCACCCCCGTAGCGCCCGCGGTCTAA
- a CDS encoding DUF4342 domain-containing protein, protein MPNSVTEEIKITADGLIDTVRDLIHEGNVRHIAIKDSHGKTVIEFPVSIGLVGVLLAPTLAAVAAVAVFAADYTIVVTRDEPAAPPVVNDPGTPPTA, encoded by the coding sequence ATGCCGAACTCCGTAACCGAAGAAATCAAGATCACCGCCGACGGGCTGATCGACACCGTAAGGGACCTTATCCACGAGGGGAACGTGCGGCATATCGCGATCAAAGATAGCCACGGCAAAACCGTGATCGAGTTTCCGGTGTCGATCGGGCTCGTCGGAGTGCTGCTTGCGCCCACTCTCGCCGCCGTCGCCGCCGTCGCGGTGTTCGCAGCCGACTACACCATAGTAGTGACCCGCGATGAGCCGGCGGCGCCCCCAGTCGTCAACGATCCCGGAACGCCGCCAACTGCATAA
- a CDS encoding RNA polymerase sigma factor, with translation MTPLERAPTAPQWQRETTEAMTDELPKPRATKPEELVQLFSGEIWRFVSSQLPKREDAEDVVMEVFAAAFAVFSKVERADDQRLWLLAVARKKVADCLRRQYRRAERPYSEVSEAASAPAASEMQLATRGALERLPDNQREVLVLKYINGLSTEEVGVVIKKSLAATNSLLQRGRQGLREALGPALGLPAAESYGETR, from the coding sequence ATGACGCCACTAGAACGTGCACCGACCGCGCCGCAATGGCAGCGCGAAACCACGGAAGCCATGACGGACGAATTACCTAAACCACGAGCCACGAAGCCAGAGGAGCTCGTGCAACTCTTCTCGGGCGAGATCTGGCGATTCGTTTCGTCTCAGTTGCCGAAGCGCGAAGATGCGGAAGACGTTGTGATGGAAGTCTTTGCCGCCGCCTTTGCCGTCTTCTCCAAGGTCGAACGCGCCGACGATCAGCGCCTCTGGCTGCTGGCCGTCGCCCGTAAGAAGGTCGCCGACTGCCTTCGACGGCAATACCGCCGGGCCGAGCGGCCCTACTCCGAAGTGAGTGAGGCCGCGTCTGCCCCGGCAGCAAGCGAAATGCAGCTCGCAACCCGGGGCGCTTTGGAGCGCCTGCCGGACAACCAGCGCGAGGTGCTGGTTCTGAAATACATCAACGGCCTCAGCACCGAGGAGGTTGGAGTGGTGATCAAAAAGTCGCTCGCCGCCACGAACAGCCTGCTCCAGCGGGGCCGGCAAGGACTGCGAGAAGCGCTCGGCCCCGCCTTGGGTTTGCCGGCAGCCGAGAGCTATGGAGAAACGCGATGA
- a CDS encoding LolA family protein, producing MNERIEDRDIQEAMRMSLVSEEPSENLLRNLRVMAKEAAPRKRRLWRPGLALAGTVAAGVIIASLSMLPTKASAKTFELIEKAAQKVRTFRFSIDSSESGNHEFLTIAGADGRFTMRTNEGLLMRFDASSLSFYDPKENVVTSFKLGGLVDLKQVAKQVQSGLEEGFDHMDLKKMLKDYRDKYGKDQIQISAVTSEGGKDVYHVTMQSKTDPDRVEMLVDASTDLPEQIVVTGKERDGSWRQTLKMGMHFGTEIDPKELNVDFPASAKKVDIDLGALVGDAMKGVEAVGSAFDKIGKDLGKIK from the coding sequence ATGAACGAAAGAATTGAAGATCGAGACATCCAGGAGGCAATGCGAATGAGCTTAGTAAGTGAGGAACCCTCGGAAAACCTGCTCCGAAATCTGAGAGTGATGGCGAAAGAAGCCGCCCCCCGCAAACGCCGTTTGTGGCGTCCCGGCCTTGCTCTGGCGGGGACGGTGGCGGCGGGAGTGATCATCGCCTCGCTATCGATGCTCCCCACGAAAGCCTCGGCCAAGACGTTCGAGCTGATCGAGAAGGCGGCGCAGAAGGTGCGAACCTTCCGGTTCTCCATCGACTCTTCCGAGTCCGGAAATCACGAGTTTCTGACGATCGCCGGCGCCGACGGCAGGTTTACGATGAGGACGAACGAGGGCTTACTGATGCGGTTCGATGCCTCTTCGCTCAGTTTCTATGACCCCAAGGAGAACGTCGTCACCAGCTTCAAGCTCGGTGGTCTCGTCGACCTCAAGCAGGTGGCAAAGCAGGTTCAATCCGGCCTCGAGGAAGGGTTCGATCACATGGACCTGAAGAAGATGCTCAAGGACTATCGCGACAAGTACGGCAAAGATCAAATCCAAATCTCCGCCGTAACGAGCGAGGGCGGAAAGGATGTCTACCACGTCACCATGCAATCCAAAACCGATCCCGACCGGGTTGAGATGCTGGTGGATGCGTCTACCGACCTTCCCGAGCAGATCGTAGTCACCGGTAAGGAGCGGGACGGCTCTTGGCGTCAAACCTTGAAGATGGGAATGCACTTCGGAACGGAGATTGACCCCAAGGAGCTCAATGTCGACTTTCCCGCAAGTGCCAAGAAGGTCGATATCGACCTCGGCGCCCTGGTCGGCGACGCCATGAAAGGAGTCGAAGCCGTCGGCTCCGCCTTCGACAAGATCGGCAAGGATCTCGGCAAAATCAAGTAG
- a CDS encoding glycoside hydrolase family 2 protein, with protein sequence MTLPRPEYPRPRLVREEWLCLNGEWEFGTDPVRQGLTERYFEGREFRGRITVPFAYQWAMSGLGDRAVEEVVWYTRDFEVPAEWIGEDSDLLLHFGAVDYQCTVWVNGKEVGHNTGGHVPFSLNIAPYVKAGVNRVYVRVDDPQSPYQPRGKQAVNAVSRSCDYYCTTGIWQTVWLEPVPSLRIEDVVVTCETEATHSESALNLRIMLHAPAIDLRIGVRVFDGSTEVATCEAKAINGLVNARLPLKDAKLWSPESPNLYDITLELKSNGDVLDTVRTYAGLRSIEVRERKIFLNGEPVYLKMVLDQGYWPESGMTAPSDEALRRDVEITKEMGFNGARKHQKVEDPRWLYWCDKLGLLVWSEMPNARAWSPAAEEMFIFEWERAVRRDMSHPCVIAWVPLNESWGVPALDTDHPGQFAFVERLVALTRRLDGTRPIIDNDGWEHSDVGDIFAIHDYTATGGELIARYKETLDGGPMITKGWGRHPREYFAKGAKYRGQPVILSEVGGFLSIPPDVDPEKLDHLYGAYGSSRSPEDLLTKYEDIMRAIGSLPFVSGFCYTQLTDVEQEINGLVDYHRNPKVPLSEIARIHRESFGS encoded by the coding sequence ATGACATTGCCCCGACCCGAATACCCCCGCCCGCGTCTTGTTCGTGAAGAGTGGCTTTGTTTGAACGGGGAGTGGGAGTTCGGCACCGACCCGGTGCGGCAGGGGCTCACGGAACGGTACTTCGAAGGCAGGGAATTCCGAGGGCGGATTACCGTTCCGTTTGCTTACCAGTGGGCAATGTCCGGATTGGGAGATCGGGCCGTAGAAGAGGTGGTCTGGTACACGCGAGACTTCGAGGTCCCCGCGGAGTGGATTGGAGAAGATTCGGACCTTCTGCTCCACTTTGGAGCCGTCGATTACCAGTGCACCGTGTGGGTAAACGGAAAAGAGGTCGGTCATAACACGGGCGGTCATGTTCCGTTTTCGTTAAACATCGCGCCCTACGTCAAGGCCGGCGTCAACCGCGTCTATGTGCGAGTCGACGATCCGCAAAGTCCCTACCAACCCCGGGGCAAGCAAGCCGTTAATGCGGTCAGCCGCTCCTGCGATTACTATTGCACGACCGGAATTTGGCAGACCGTGTGGCTAGAGCCGGTTCCGTCGCTCCGCATTGAAGACGTGGTGGTGACCTGTGAAACGGAAGCGACTCACTCCGAGAGCGCGCTCAACCTCAGGATCATGCTGCATGCTCCCGCGATCGATCTTCGGATCGGCGTGCGAGTGTTCGACGGGTCGACCGAGGTCGCTACATGCGAGGCGAAAGCAATCAACGGCTTGGTCAACGCGCGACTTCCTTTGAAGGATGCGAAGCTCTGGAGCCCGGAATCGCCGAATCTCTACGACATAACCTTAGAGCTCAAGTCAAACGGCGACGTTCTCGATACCGTTCGAACCTACGCCGGTTTGCGAAGCATCGAGGTTCGTGAGCGCAAGATCTTCTTGAACGGCGAGCCGGTCTATCTTAAGATGGTGCTGGATCAGGGATATTGGCCCGAATCCGGCATGACCGCTCCCTCCGACGAAGCCCTCCGACGAGATGTCGAGATCACCAAAGAGATGGGATTCAATGGTGCTCGGAAGCACCAGAAAGTCGAGGATCCGCGCTGGCTCTACTGGTGTGACAAACTCGGCCTCCTTGTGTGGTCGGAGATGCCGAACGCCCGCGCATGGTCGCCGGCGGCGGAGGAGATGTTCATCTTCGAGTGGGAGCGGGCGGTTCGTCGCGATATGAGCCACCCGTGCGTCATCGCCTGGGTCCCGCTTAACGAAAGCTGGGGGGTGCCCGCGCTTGACACCGACCATCCTGGACAATTCGCCTTCGTCGAACGGCTGGTCGCCCTCACCCGCCGCCTCGACGGCACCCGTCCGATCATCGACAACGACGGCTGGGAGCATTCGGACGTCGGCGATATCTTCGCTATCCACGACTACACCGCGACGGGAGGCGAGCTGATCGCCCGATACAAAGAGACCCTCGACGGAGGGCCGATGATCACTAAAGGGTGGGGTCGGCACCCGCGAGAGTATTTCGCCAAGGGGGCAAAATATCGTGGCCAACCCGTCATCCTCAGCGAAGTCGGCGGGTTCCTAAGCATCCCGCCGGACGTCGACCCAGAGAAGCTTGACCACCTCTACGGGGCTTACGGCTCGTCTCGCTCACCCGAGGATCTTCTCACTAAGTACGAGGACATCATGCGAGCGATCGGCTCGCTCCCGTTCGTGTCCGGTTTCTGTTACACCCAGCTAACCGACGTTGAGCAAGAGATCAACGGACTCGTCGACTACCATCGAAACCCAAAGGTCCCCCTCTCCGAGATCGCCCGCATCCACCGTGAGTCGTTTGGAAGTTAG